DNA from Corynebacterium stationis:
CCGTTGGCTTCCATCGCTCGCAATGCCGCCGAGGCCGTGGGGATGCGCACGCCGGTCGCCTCTGCTAGTTCGCTGACCGTATACACGAAGCGCCCGGCGAAGTGGATGGCGCTAAGCAATTTCAGCCGTGTCGGGTCACCCAAGGTTTTGAAAGTGCCGGCCCATTCTTCCGCCAGGTCGAGGTTGCGTTGCAATTCGCCCTGCTCTGACATGGCCGCGTCCTTTCTTTTGTTGGTGGAGGAGATAAATGCGGTTAAATCTGGATGCTCGCAATTATCTGTGTGTGCGCCGAACTGCGCCCACCACCAGCTTATCCACTCCGACTCATCTAAATGGCGCGGCGGCTCGATAACCGTGTCTCCCACCTGAATCTGTGTCACGGGGCTGATACCATGCAGCGCGTTGAGAAACCACACGGGCCCGGCAGCTAAATCATCCGGATAAATAGGCGCGAACTCGATTCTCTTTCCGAGATCCCGGGCACGCATAAAGATTTGATACAAGGTCACGCTGGGTAGTTGCTTGTCCAGCCGGTCGGATAGGACAAGGACATCGTCTTTCCACAGCACCAATGCACCCGTGGTCGTTTCTAGGCACGCGCCATCGGTGTCACTGATAATGACATCGTCAGCTTCCACACCGGCTTTCATCTTCGCAAATAGCGCCAGGTCGGGGCCTTTGAGCACAGGAGCTTGTCGATGATCCTCCCCCACCCCATACACCAGCGTCGTCGTTTCGCGGACCGCCGGTGCCGGGCGGATTTCGAAGCCGATGCGCCTAGTTCCGTCAGGAAACTCAAGGAGAGAAATTCGCGGAAACAGCTCACGTTGGCAATTTTCAGGGCGGGCTAGAAGTGCTTCAATGCGCTGCCAAATCTCGCGAGGCAAAACAGAGCCCATTGACCCACAAGCCGCGTTGAACCTAGCAGCATGTTGCCCAAGCCCGAAAGACTTTCCAAAGCTATGGCGCCAGGAATCGATGATCAGCATCCAATAATTCTCCGCGAGCGGTAGCTCTCGGAAGTCTCCATCTTCCCAAATCAGTGGGCTCATAAATTCGAGCTCCTGACCTGCGCGATGGAGCGCAGAAGGGCTGCCGCTTTGAGTTCTTTTTCGGCGTTTTCTTCCTTGGCATCAGAATCTAGAACAATCGCGCCACCGGCACCCACGGTGATGTTCTCGCCAGCTTTGACGATGGTGCGGATAACGATATTCAAATCCGCCGTACCATCTAGTCCCAAGTATCCGATGGTGCCCGAATATACCCCGCGCGGTCCTGCTTCTAAAGAATCGATGATGCTCAGTGTGCGTTCTTTAGGAGCGCCCGTCATGGAGCCGCCGGGGAAGGTGGCATGAAGCAGGTCGATGAGGTTGGCATCGCCGCGCAATGTGCCCACGACGGTGCTGACCAGCTGATGAACCGTCTGATACGATTCCACGCCCATCAGCACGGGAACTTCCACGGAGCCGACTTCGCAGACACGCCCTAAGTCATTGCGTAGAAGGTCCACGATCATCAAATTCTCTGCCCGCGTCTTCGCATCGGTTTGTAAGAAGTAGCTGCGCCGGCGGTCCTCCTCAGGGTCCTCGGAGCGCGCAATCGTGCCCTTGATGGGCTTGCTCGACACGGTGCCATCGCGTTCGACCTTAAGGAATCGCTCGGGCGAAGATGACAGAATCTCCAGCTCATCACCAAAGGCGCCAAGCTTCAGGTAGGCGGCATAGGGCGCCGGATTGTTGCGCCGCAGCTGCCGGTACAAGTCCCAGCCATCGACCGCCACCTGGGTTTCATAGGTATCGGTCAAGCACACTTCATAGCTATCGCCACGGCGCAGTGCCGCATCCACTTCCCCGATGCGCGCCACGTATTCATCCGCCGTCAGCCGCCATGTGCCTTCCAGCGCCGCTTCCGGTTCCCTCGCCGTATGAGTCGGCATCCCAACCTCGAGAGATTCCTCGAGCCATTCCATCAACTCGGTCGTCTCTGCTGTCGGGCCTTCCACCGCGTCATAAATAACGCATAGTTGCGCCATCGCTTCTCGATGATCAAAGACCACAAAAGCCTGCGGAAACACCCAATAGGCATCGGGAGTATCTGCACTGTGAACACCGGGCCCGACCGTGAGAGCTTTGCACTCATAGCCTAAGAATCCGACGTAACCACCACGAAACGGCAGCTCTGGTAGGTCTTCCGTGTCCACTGTTTCGGCCAGGAGCTGCTGCAGGTAGGACAAGACGTCGGTCTCAACAGTTGTGATTTCACCACCGCGGGCTACCTGGACGCTCCCACGGCTTATGTCATAGCGAATAGATGCGGACTGAGAACCGGTGCCGGTGCCGAGAATCGAATAGCGGCCCACGCCGGTATCTGCAGTGGCAGAATCTAGCCAGAAAGCGTCTGGCGCAGCATCTTTCAAGCGGGCAAAGGTGGCTTCGCAGTTCATCGGCAGCGAAACCTCGCGATGCGCAAGCTTCCATTTCGCGGGAGGTTCTTGGTCCAAGAAATTCTGGATGATGGTCCGCCCGTGCTCGGTCAAAATTGATTCCGGATGGAACTGCACGCCCCAGTGCGGGCGACCCAGCACTTCAAGCCCCATTAGCACGCCGTCTTCGGACCACGCCAGCGGGCGGATCAGCGTGGTGTCAATATCGTCAACGCACAGCGAGTGGTAGCGCACCACCTTGAAATCCTGCGGGATACCGGCGAAGAGTCCGGTCCCGGTGTGGTGGACAGTGCTGATGAAACCGTGTTTCGGTTCAGGAGCGGGCTTGACGCGAGCGCCATTAAGAAGCGCGAGGCCCTGGTGTCCTAGGCAAATACCGAGGACAGGAATGTCTCGTGCGGCTTCGATGACTTGGCATGCGGCCGCAAAGTCGCGTGGGTTTTCCGGGGTGCCTGGGCCTGGTGAAATCACGACGTGGCTAAATTCTCCGTGGCGCACCCGCTGGGCTAGGTTTTCACGTTCGCTGAATTCAGCTCGAACCACCAGCGGTAATTCCCCTGCTACCTCTGCGATGAGTTGATAGAGGTTGAAAGTATAAGAGTCATGATTATCGAGTAGGAGAATCATCAACGCCCCCTGTCTGATCTAGAAATGCGGGCTCCGTGGAAACCACGGGGCCCGCATTATTGCGCCGTTCTTATGAGAACTGTGCAGCAATGCCGTTGATAGCCATGACCAGGTAGCTGATCAGTTCGCCGACTACGTCGAAAACGCTAGATAGCATGAGGAAATCTCCTTATAAAAGCTTCTTGAGAAAGTCTACTGTTTAATATCCGCTAAACAATGCCACTACGTTACATCGATGAGGCGCTACATCGGCGCAATCGGATGCTTCTTTGGCAAATCAGAAATATTTTTAGTTTCCAATTGACGCAATGCCTGGCGCAAAGCGATACGCGATTCGCGCGGGCGAACCATTACGTCGATATAGCCACGTTCGGCAGCCACGTACGGCGAGGTCATGTTTTCATCATAGAAATCCATGAACATCTTCTTGGTCATCTCGCGCTGCTCAGGTGTTTCAGCGGCATCGAGCTGCTTGCCCGCAATCATCACGACCGCCGCGGCAGAGCCCATCACGGCAATCTGCGCGGTCGGCCACGCCAGATTAATATCGCCAGACAGGTTCTTCGAGCCCATAACCGCATAAGCACCACCAAAAGCCTTGCGCACAATCAGCGAAACCTTTGGCACGGTGGCTTGCACCCCAGCGAACGCAAACTTCGCGCCGCGGTGAATAAGCCCAACCTTTTCCTGCTCAACACCCGGCATATAGCCCGGGGTATCGACAACGAATACCAAAGGCACATTGTAGGCATCGCAAATCTGGATAAAGCGCGCGCCCTTATCGGCTGCATCAGCGTCAATACAGCCCGCCAGGTGCATCGGGTTATTCGCCACGAAACCAACGGTTTTGCCATCGATACGCCCAAAGGCCGTAATCATATTCGGCGCGAAGTTGGGCTGCAGTTCGATGATCTCGTCATCATCGCCAAGCTGCTCTAAGAGCTCAATCATGTCGTAGCCGGCATTGGTGTCATCAGGCATGAAGGAGTCGAGCTCAGTGTCTTCGCGCAGTTCTTCATCGCTCGGCGCAGCAAACTCTGGCGCCTCGTCGAAGCAGGACGATGGAAGGTGGTCGAGCAGATCCCGGACCAAGTCGAAAGCTTCATCTTCACCATCGACGACGGCCGAGACATTGCCGTTGAGCTCCTGCTGGCTCGCGCCACCTAGCTCCGCAGAAGAGATATCCTCACCGGTTACCTCGCGGATTACCTTCGGGCCGGTGACGTACATTTCCGCTTGCTTGTCGACGGCAATGACGAAGTCCGTGGTCACCGGCGCATAGACGGCACCGCCGGCAGACTTGCCCAGCATGATGGAAATCTGCGGGCTGCGGCCAGACAGCGGCAGCTGACGACGAGAAATCTCCGAGTACATCGCAAGCGATGTCACGGCGTCTTGAATACGCGCGCCGCCGGAGTCTTGAATGCCGATGACAGGGCAACCGATCTTGATCGCCATGTCCATGACCTGGCAGACCTTTTGCCCGAAGGTCACGCCAACTGAGCCGCCGTAAACAGTCTTATCGTGCGCGTAGATGCACACGGGACGGCCTGAGATGCGGCCGTAGCCGGTGACTACACCGTCAGAGTAAATAGCGTCCGGGTCATTGGGGGTCTTGCCCAAAGCGCCGACCTCAACGAAGGAACCTTCGTCTAGCAGCGCGTTAATACGCTGACGCGGGGTTGAATGACCGGCGTCATCGCGGCGCTTGCGGGAGCGTTCGCTGCCTGGATCCTGCGCCTGTTCCAGACGGGATGCCAGATCAGCGATCTTCTCCGCGGTGGTCGTCGGCTTATTAGCTGCCGTTGCCACGAATCTTCTCCTCAATCCAAGTGTCCATGTGCTTTGCCACGATGCCAATTACGGGCTCGTCTGGCACCGCCAAGTGGTCACCTGGCAGCTGCACAATCTTTAAGTCTTCTACGATAGCGCCCCAGCCACCATCTGGGTCAATATGCGCGTAGCGCGGCTCCAGCTCAATCGCGCCATCGTGCATGCGCTCGGAGCGGAACAAAAGCACCGGTGCCTTCACGTCGACCCAGCGGATGAAGTCAATGCTGGACAGAATCTGGTTATCCACAAAGGATGCGCGC
Protein-coding regions in this window:
- the pabB gene encoding aminodeoxychorismate synthase component I translates to MILLLDNHDSYTFNLYQLIAEVAGELPLVVRAEFSERENLAQRVRHGEFSHVVISPGPGTPENPRDFAAACQVIEAARDIPVLGICLGHQGLALLNGARVKPAPEPKHGFISTVHHTGTGLFAGIPQDFKVVRYHSLCVDDIDTTLIRPLAWSEDGVLMGLEVLGRPHWGVQFHPESILTEHGRTIIQNFLDQEPPAKWKLAHREVSLPMNCEATFARLKDAAPDAFWLDSATADTGVGRYSILGTGTGSQSASIRYDISRGSVQVARGGEITTVETDVLSYLQQLLAETVDTEDLPELPFRGGYVGFLGYECKALTVGPGVHSADTPDAYWVFPQAFVVFDHREAMAQLCVIYDAVEGPTAETTELMEWLEESLEVGMPTHTAREPEAALEGTWRLTADEYVARIGEVDAALRRGDSYEVCLTDTYETQVAVDGWDLYRQLRRNNPAPYAAYLKLGAFGDELEILSSSPERFLKVERDGTVSSKPIKGTIARSEDPEEDRRRSYFLQTDAKTRAENLMIVDLLRNDLGRVCEVGSVEVPVLMGVESYQTVHQLVSTVVGTLRGDANLIDLLHATFPGGSMTGAPKERTLSIIDSLEAGPRGVYSGTIGYLGLDGTADLNIVIRTIVKAGENITVGAGGAIVLDSDAKEENAEKELKAAALLRSIAQVRSSNL
- a CDS encoding ArsR/SmtB family transcription factor — protein: MSEQGELQRNLDLAEEWAGTFKTLGDPTRLKLLSAIHFAGRFVYTVSELAEATGVRIPTASAALRAMEANGTVISQRDGRSIRYGIHNEHVHELLHWIGTGHQH
- a CDS encoding acyl-CoA carboxylase subunit beta: MATAANKPTTTAEKIADLASRLEQAQDPGSERSRKRRDDAGHSTPRQRINALLDEGSFVEVGALGKTPNDPDAIYSDGVVTGYGRISGRPVCIYAHDKTVYGGSVGVTFGQKVCQVMDMAIKIGCPVIGIQDSGGARIQDAVTSLAMYSEISRRQLPLSGRSPQISIMLGKSAGGAVYAPVTTDFVIAVDKQAEMYVTGPKVIREVTGEDISSAELGGASQQELNGNVSAVVDGEDEAFDLVRDLLDHLPSSCFDEAPEFAAPSDEELREDTELDSFMPDDTNAGYDMIELLEQLGDDDEIIELQPNFAPNMITAFGRIDGKTVGFVANNPMHLAGCIDADAADKGARFIQICDAYNVPLVFVVDTPGYMPGVEQEKVGLIHRGAKFAFAGVQATVPKVSLIVRKAFGGAYAVMGSKNLSGDINLAWPTAQIAVMGSAAAVVMIAGKQLDAAETPEQREMTKKMFMDFYDENMTSPYVAAERGYIDVMVRPRESRIALRQALRQLETKNISDLPKKHPIAPM